One segment of Nothobranchius furzeri strain GRZ-AD chromosome 13, NfurGRZ-RIMD1, whole genome shotgun sequence DNA contains the following:
- the LOC107380017 gene encoding histone H2A codes for MSGRGKTGGKARAKAKTRSSRAGLQFPVGRVHRLLRKGNYAERVGAGAPVYLAAVLEYLTAEILELAGNAARDNKKTRIIPRHLQLAVRNDEELNKLLGGVTIAQGGVLPNIQAVLLPKKTEKPAKAK; via the coding sequence ATGAGTGGACGTGGAAAGACCGGAGGCAAAGCCAGAGCTAAGGCTAAGACCCGCTCATCCCGTGCTGGACTCCAGTTCCCGGTGGGTCGTGTCCACAGGCTGTTGCGGAAAGGAAACTACGCCGAGCGCGTTGGAGCCGGAGCCCCCGTCTACCTGGCGGCTGTGCTCGAGTACCTCACCGCTGAGATCCTGGAGCTGGCTGGAAATGCCGCCCGCGACAACAAGAAGACCAGAATCATCCCCCGCCACCTGCAGCTGGCTGTCCGCAACGACGAAGAGCTCAACAAACTCCTGGGCGGCGTGACCATCGCTCAGGGCGGTGTGCTGCCCAACATCCAGGCGGTGCTGCTGCCCAAGAAGACCGAGAAACCCGCGAAGGCCAAGTAA
- the LOC107380018 gene encoding histone H3, whose protein sequence is MARTKQTARKSTGGKAPRKQLATKAARKSAPATGGVKKPHRYRPGTVALREIRRYQKSTELLIRKLPFQRLVREIAQDFKTDLRFQSSAVMALQEASEAYLVGLFEDTNLCAIHAKRVTIMPKDIQLARRIRGERA, encoded by the coding sequence ATGGCAAGAACTAAGCAGACTGCTCGTAAGTCAACTGGTGGCAAAGCCCCGAGGAAGCAGCTGGCCACAAAGGCGGCAAGAAAGAGCGCTCCAGCAACCGGCGGTGTGAAGAAACCACACCGTTACAGGCCCGGTACCGTGGCGCTCAGGGAAATTCGCCGTTACCAGAAATCCACCGAGCTGCTTATCCGGAAGCTGCCCTTCCAGCGCCTCGTCAGGGAAATCGCCCAGGACTTCAAGACCGACCTGCGCTTCCAGAGCTCTGCCGTCATGGCGCTGCAGGAAGCCAGCGAGGCTTACCTGGTGGGTCTGTTCGAGGACACCAACCTCTGCGCCATCCATGCAAAGCGAGTCACCATCATGCCCAAAGACATCCAGCTGGCACGCCGCATCCGCGGAGAGAGGGCTTAA
- the LOC129163789 gene encoding histone H4, with amino-acid sequence MSGRGKGGKGLGKGGAKRHRKVLRDNIQGITKPAIRRLARRGGVKRISGLIYEETRGVLKVFLENVIRDAVTYTEHAKRKTVTAMDVVYALKRQGRTLYGFGG; translated from the coding sequence ATGTCAGGAAGAGGAAAGGGAGGGAAAGGTCTCGGAAAAGGAGGTGCCAAGCGTCACCGTAAGGTGCTCCGTGATAACATCCAGGGAATCACCAAGCCCGCCATTCGCCGCCTGGCTCGCCGCGGTGGAGTGAAGCGTATCTCCGGTCTGATCTACGAGGAGACCCGTGGtgtgttgaaggtgtttctggAGAACGTGATTCGTGACGCAGTCACCTACACCGAGCATGCTAAGAGGAAGACCGTAACAGCCATGGACGTGGTGTACGCTCTGAAGCGGCAGGGTCGCACTCTGTACGGTTTCGGCGGTTAA
- the LOC129163788 gene encoding uncharacterized protein, giving the protein MTCLISVADVIFKAEKQSYPAFIQTLSQAVCDHQGRFIDTYVGWPGSVHDSRALCHSPLYKQSAYPPPGHFILADGGYPCLQHPLPLITPYKRVVPGVGAQRFNSRHSRARCIIECAYGMKKTRFRSIFLKALEVHHTFVPHVITACTILHNICLSAGDIVPQEDEPEDDVAEDEGEAGLHCGGTNLLLRWLLWRRYHQTTITVSSDVTAVD; this is encoded by the exons ATGACCTGCTTAATCTCCGTCGCCGACGTTATTTTTAAGGCTGAGAAGCAGTCATATCCAG CATTCATTCAAACATTGTCACAGGCAgtttgtgaccatcagggccgctttattgacacctatgtgggctggccTGGGTCGGTCCATGATTCCAGGGCGCTCTGCCATAGCCCACTGTACAAGCAGTCAGCCTATCCTCCTCCAGGACACTTCATCCTCGCAGATGGAGGGTACCCCTGCCTCCAACATCCACTCCCCCTCATCACCCCCTACAAACGGGTGGTTCCAGGTGTGGGAGCCCAGCGCTTCAACAGCCGTCATTCCAGGGCACGCTGCATCATAGAGTGTGCTTATGGAATGAAGAAGACCAGGTTCAGGTCAATCTTCCTGAAAGCGCTGGAGGTGCACCACACCTTTGTACCTCAT GTCATCACAGCATGCACCATTCTGcacaacatctgcctcagtgctggtgaCATTGTGCCGCAGGAGGATGAACCTGAGGATGATGTTGCAGAAGATGAGGGGGAGGCTGGCTTGCACTGTGGTGGGACCAACTTGTTGCTGAGGTGGCTGCTCTGGAGGAGGTACCACCAGACCACGATTACTGTTAGCAG tgatgtgacagccgttgattga